A portion of the Microlunatus phosphovorus NM-1 genome contains these proteins:
- a CDS encoding acyl carrier protein: MTKETIRTVLLQEISAEIAIPPADIDDQASFMRLGVSSVQALKIISRLRKQLDLDINPVALFEFKTVDDISEYLAEEAAA, from the coding sequence ATGACCAAGGAAACGATCAGGACCGTGCTCCTGCAGGAGATCTCCGCCGAGATCGCCATCCCACCGGCCGACATCGACGACCAGGCGAGCTTCATGCGGCTCGGTGTGTCCTCGGTGCAGGCGCTCAAGATCATCAGCCGGCTGCGCAAGCAGCTCGACCTGGACATCAACCCGGTCGCGCTGTTCGAGTTCAAGACGGTCGACGACATCAGCGAGTACCTCGCCGAGGAGGCTGCGGCGTGA
- a CDS encoding polyketide synthase: MTTPIAITGLALRLPGATTQDEFWQLLVDGVDRTAVVSERRRELARAPHWRDTIGEVDDIEYFDAGFFGIEADEARFMDPQHRMVMELSYEAMCDAGLLETRRQAGPRAADRRYAVHMAIASNSYYPLVCRYLDEHGTADVHPRTVMNVINSALAARVSHQYDLTGPVMAVDTACSSFLTSLTQAADAIRHQDCDGAVVGGANLFSAAYNAQLCTIGGITTSHPYTRVFDEKADGTLLGEGAVVCVLEREDIALRRNRRIYGRIRGYAINNDGSSLNIMAPNPRGQANVIRDCYADGLDHTRVSYVEAHGTGTRIGDPIELNALSKVFRKSDFGDTAVGIGSVKSNIGHLLGAAGGAGLAKLLLCLQHEQLVPNLHLETVNPLLQLEDTPFRVITEPTLWPRVADRPRQGAITSLGLGGTNVHVVIEEGDPERRGTELSCPVLCLSAQDEDALHRMLDDLSAQLTRRDVDPYNLAMTLARFRPAYDWRATVRFDPASRALCEVGVTHVDRPVRRVLLRPTLTASAGEERLRAALASPLLVSDAEPGRSELAVSLGSGDHDPRTVVLDPGWLPLETAAALFAAGAAVDWEHFFPAGTGTVLTLMPYPYSKKPHWL; encoded by the coding sequence GTGACCACCCCCATCGCGATCACCGGCCTCGCGCTGCGCTTGCCGGGCGCCACGACTCAGGACGAGTTCTGGCAGCTCCTGGTCGACGGGGTCGACCGCACCGCCGTGGTGAGCGAACGGCGTCGAGAACTGGCCCGTGCCCCGCACTGGCGCGACACCATTGGCGAGGTCGACGACATCGAGTACTTCGACGCCGGGTTCTTCGGGATCGAGGCCGACGAGGCGCGGTTCATGGACCCACAGCACCGGATGGTGATGGAGCTGAGCTACGAGGCCATGTGCGATGCCGGCCTCTTGGAGACTCGGCGTCAGGCAGGTCCCCGCGCGGCGGATCGTCGCTATGCCGTCCACATGGCGATCGCCAGCAACAGCTACTACCCGCTGGTCTGTCGCTACCTCGACGAGCACGGGACCGCGGACGTGCACCCGCGCACCGTGATGAACGTGATCAACAGCGCCCTCGCCGCCCGGGTGTCGCACCAGTACGACCTCACCGGTCCGGTGATGGCGGTGGACACGGCCTGCTCGTCGTTCCTGACCAGCCTGACGCAGGCGGCGGACGCGATCCGCCATCAGGACTGCGACGGAGCGGTCGTCGGGGGTGCCAACCTGTTCAGCGCCGCCTACAACGCGCAGCTGTGCACCATCGGGGGGATCACCACCTCACACCCCTACACGCGAGTGTTCGACGAGAAGGCGGACGGCACACTGCTGGGCGAGGGGGCGGTGGTCTGCGTCCTCGAGCGCGAGGACATCGCCCTGCGCCGCAACCGCCGGATCTACGGTCGGATCCGGGGGTACGCCATCAACAACGACGGATCGTCGTTGAACATCATGGCCCCCAATCCCCGTGGGCAGGCCAACGTCATCCGGGACTGCTACGCCGACGGACTCGACCACACCCGGGTCTCCTACGTCGAGGCGCACGGCACCGGGACCCGGATCGGCGACCCGATCGAGTTGAACGCCCTGTCCAAGGTGTTCCGCAAGTCCGACTTCGGGGACACGGCGGTCGGGATCGGATCGGTCAAGTCCAACATCGGTCACCTGCTGGGGGCGGCCGGAGGGGCCGGGTTGGCCAAGCTGCTGCTATGCCTCCAGCACGAGCAGCTGGTGCCCAACCTGCACCTGGAGACCGTGAACCCGCTGCTGCAGTTGGAGGACACCCCGTTTCGGGTGATCACCGAGCCGACACTGTGGCCACGGGTGGCAGACCGTCCACGTCAAGGGGCGATCACCTCTCTGGGTCTCGGCGGCACGAATGTGCACGTCGTCATCGAAGAGGGAGACCCGGAACGCCGCGGCACCGAGCTGTCGTGCCCCGTGCTGTGCCTGTCCGCTCAAGACGAGGACGCCCTGCACCGCATGCTCGACGACCTGTCGGCCCAGCTCACCAGGCGTGACGTCGACCCGTACAACCTGGCGATGACGCTGGCCCGGTTCCGACCCGCCTACGACTGGCGGGCGACCGTCCGGTTCGACCCAGCGAGCCGAGCGCTGTGCGAGGTCGGTGTGACACACGTGGACCGCCCGGTGCGACGGGTGCTGCTACGGCCGACCCTTACCGCATCAGCCGGCGAGGAGCGGCTCCGCGCGGCGCTGGCCTCGCCCCTGCTGGTCTCCGACGCCGAACCCGGCCGCAGCGAACTGGCCGTGTCACTCGGATCCGGGGACCACGACCCGCGGACGGTGGTCCTCGATCCCGGGTGGTTGCCGCTGGAGACCGCCGCCGCGCTGTTTGCCGCCGGAGCCGCCGTGGACTGGGAGCACTTCTTCCCCGCCGGCACCGGCACCGTCCTCACCCTGATGCCCTATCCGTACTCGAAGAAGCCGCACTGGCTCTGA
- a CDS encoding aspartate aminotransferase family protein yields the protein MTVLQTVSRNLEYHQRVKRVLPGGVHYNFNMPWAEVPLHFVDGAGSRLRDMDGNEYLDLYARFGAMVLGHRNEDYLDALSEALERVLCVSHCDFDADALELMNTHIPSAEMVRFGLSGTEILQTALRLARAHTGRNRFLRFENHYHGNADNVMGGRVLDPARPVPVDFRGDYKGTAGRATDVMADQSFLLPWNDADRLEDFFQTYGETLAAVLTEPICVNGGSIEPLPGFLELLRRLCTEHGVVLIFDEMITGVRLGVGGAQKRLGVTPDLSTFGKAIGGGGVPVSAVVGKREIMGLLESKQVIHAGTYNGYPLGTAAVKATYEIFARDDEALLHAMHRRAAALQDILTLEAHRVGLPLVVQGPPGVSAFHCRATPLERPSDYDFELMGKDIILATAMQRHGVLISSISRMYPNAQLSEDDLDFFQPRARRAVAEAKQSIDDIYGL from the coding sequence GTGACCGTCCTGCAGACGGTCAGCCGCAACCTCGAGTACCACCAGCGGGTCAAGCGCGTCCTCCCCGGCGGGGTTCACTACAACTTCAACATGCCGTGGGCCGAGGTGCCGCTGCATTTCGTCGACGGCGCCGGCAGCCGACTGCGTGACATGGACGGGAACGAGTACCTCGACCTGTACGCCCGCTTCGGCGCGATGGTCCTCGGGCACCGCAACGAGGACTATCTCGATGCCCTGAGCGAGGCCCTGGAACGGGTGCTGTGCGTGAGTCACTGCGACTTCGACGCCGACGCGCTCGAGCTGATGAACACCCACATCCCCTCGGCGGAGATGGTCCGGTTCGGCCTGTCCGGCACCGAGATCCTGCAGACCGCCCTGCGGTTGGCGCGTGCCCACACCGGCCGCAACCGGTTCTTGCGCTTCGAGAACCACTACCACGGCAACGCCGACAACGTGATGGGCGGTCGCGTCCTCGACCCGGCGCGTCCGGTGCCGGTGGACTTCCGCGGCGACTACAAGGGCACGGCCGGTCGAGCCACCGACGTGATGGCCGACCAGTCATTCCTGCTGCCCTGGAACGACGCCGACCGGCTCGAGGACTTCTTCCAGACCTACGGCGAAACCCTGGCCGCGGTGCTGACCGAGCCCATCTGCGTCAACGGTGGTTCGATCGAGCCGTTGCCCGGCTTTCTCGAGCTGCTGCGTCGTCTGTGCACCGAGCACGGCGTGGTGTTGATCTTCGACGAGATGATCACCGGCGTACGGCTGGGGGTCGGCGGCGCCCAGAAGCGGCTCGGTGTCACCCCCGACCTGTCCACTTTCGGCAAGGCGATCGGTGGCGGCGGCGTGCCCGTGTCTGCGGTCGTCGGCAAGCGCGAGATCATGGGCCTGCTGGAGAGCAAGCAGGTGATCCACGCCGGAACCTACAACGGCTATCCGCTGGGTACCGCGGCCGTGAAGGCCACGTACGAGATCTTCGCCCGCGACGACGAGGCGCTGCTGCACGCGATGCACCGCCGAGCCGCCGCACTGCAGGACATCTTGACGCTCGAGGCCCACCGCGTCGGTCTGCCGTTGGTGGTGCAGGGCCCGCCCGGTGTGTCCGCCTTCCACTGCCGGGCGACACCGCTGGAGCGACCCAGCGACTACGACTTCGAGTTGATGGGCAAAGACATCATCCTCGCCACCGCCATGCAGCGCCATGGGGTGCTGATCTCCAGCATCTCCCGGATGTACCCGAACGCCCAGCTGTCCGAGGACGACCTCGACTTCTTCCAGCCGCGGGCCCGCCGTGCGGTGGCCGAAGCCAAGCAGTCCATCGACGACATCTACGGACTCTGA